The Patescibacteria group bacterium genome includes a window with the following:
- the rplM gene encoding 50S ribosomal protein L13: MKAINKTENRKWYLIDAEDKILGRVATKIAEILQGKNKPTYDPATDCGDFVIVVNCEKIEVTGRKKEQKIYTRHSAYIGGVKKATFREMIARKPSEVIKLAVWGMLPKNKLRNRRILRLKIYSGTEHAQKAQNPIELKI, from the coding sequence ATGAAAGCTATCAATAAAACTGAAAATAGAAAATGGTATCTTATTGATGCCGAAGATAAAATTTTAGGCAGAGTTGCCACCAAGATTGCCGAAATTTTGCAAGGCAAAAATAAACCAACATATGATCCAGCCACGGATTGCGGCGATTTTGTCATCGTGGTAAATTGTGAAAAAATCGAAGTCACTGGCCGTAAAAAAGAACAAAAAATTTACACCCGACATTCCGCGTATATCGGTGGCGTTAAAAAAGCTACCTTTCGCGAAATGATTGCCAGAAAACCCTCCGAAGTCATCAAATTAGCAGTTTGGGGAATGTTGCCAAAAAATAAATTAAGAAACCGCCGGATTTTAAGATTAAAAATTTATTCGGGTACCGAACATGCGCAAAAGGCGCAAAACCCAATTGAATTAAAAATCTAA